A region of the Cytobacillus luteolus genome:
GGATTTAACATTGTCACTTCCATTTAAAAGACAGACTATCATGCTTACTAAGTGGTTACTTGGAGTTATAAACATTATTGGAGCAACCATTGTTTCAATCGTAGCAGCAGTCATTCTGCTAAGCAATTCATTGCTGATTGATTATATGGATTCCGGTATCCTTTGGTACTATGGATTGGTTTCCATTTTTGTACTAATAGGTGTTTATACGTTTGCTTTATTGATTGGGTTTATGGGAGCTAGTGTTATTTCTCAGTTTGTTTTCAGTGTCATCTTTTTATTATTTCCTATGGGAATGGCTATGTTGATTGATGAATTTTTTAACTACCATTGGGAAGCACTTGGATTGGGGCATTTCTATTTACCTAATGTAATTTACAGTCTGTTTGAGCATATTAGTTTTCCGATACAATTACTTCTACTTGATCATCGGATTAATGGTTTTTTACATGGATATGTAAATGGTCCTAATCAGTTAGGTCTTGAGCCACTAATTGTTCCGGTTATAGTAACTATTGTAGGTTTAGGATTGATCATGTATTTTTCTAAGGCGATGAAAAGTGAAAATAACGGCAAGATTCTTGTGTATGAAAAGTTTCAACCGGTTCTTAAAGTGGGGGTATTCGTCTGTTTTTATCTATTAGGTGGGGCTATCTTTCCTTCATTTATCTACAACTATAATGAAAGCCCACATGTGATAACGTACCATATTGGAGGTCTATTATTAGCTTTAATTGTCTCCTTCATCGTTTCAAAATTACTAGGTACCAGGTTCCTACTTGGGAAAAGGAGTTAATGACAAGGGCATGATTATTCAGGGAGTAACTTGCTAAAGGTTACTCTTTTTTATTTCCAAAAAAATATAGGTACAGAACACTTGTTTGGTATATAATAATCGTAACAAAGGAGTGATGTTGCGATGATGGGGATTTTAAAAAGAGCATTCCATGAACAGTCAACCATTGAAATTATTTATATATCAAAGGGTGGTGTTGTATCGGGGCGTTTAATTAGAGTAATGGAGATTAAGGAAAATACATTGATTGCTTATTGTTACTTACGTAAAAAGAGAAGAACCTTCTTAATCGGAAATATCTTATCTGTAGATGTCCCAAGGAGAAGAGGTAGACATAGAGAAGCAAATTAAAAAGAGCACCATAATGGATGCTCTTTAAGATGAACGGTTATGAAAGTTTAAACCTACGAACCTGACCATTAAGCTCTTCGGCAAGCACTGATAACTGATTTGCACTTCCTGCAATTTCCTCCATTGAACTGGTCGTTTGTTGAATAGAGGCAGAGGTTTGTTCAATTCCTGCTGCTGATTCTTCAGAAACTGATGCAATGTTTACTATAGATTGACTCATAAGTTCACTGCTACTCACAATTTCTTTTAAATTGTTGGATACATCTTGAATTCTAGTAACCATCTCTAGTACGGATTGATTAATAGTCTCGAATGTTTTACCTGTAGTTTGAATTTGTTCTGAGCCTTTTTCAACTTGGTGATAGCCTTCTTCAAGTGAAGTTACAACTTCACCAGATTCTTTTTGAATACCTGCAACAATTCCAGTGATATCAGAAACTGAAACTGAAACCTGTTCAGCTAATTTACGAACTTCATCAGCTACTACTGCGAAGCCTTTACCATGTTCGCCAGCTCTTGCTGCTTCGATGGCAGCGTTTAACGCAAGAAGGTTTGTTTGGTCAGCGATTGCTTTAATTACACCAACAAGAGTTGAGATCTCTTTAGAGTGTTTATCAAGTCCTTTTACTTTGTCTACTGCAACATTAAAGATTTCATCAATGGAATTCATTTGTTTGACAGATGAATCCATTAACTGACTGCCATCTTTAGTAAGCTTTAAGACATAGTTTGACGAATCATGAATCAGTTGACCGTTCGTATTCGCGCCTTGGATTTTATCAATAAAGGTAGACATGGCTTCTGATAGTTCAGATGAATCATTGGCTTGAGATTCAGAACCAGCAGAAAGCTCTTGCATTGTAGCAGCAACCTGTCTACTGCCTTCTTTTACTTCATTTGCTGATTGTGTCAATTCTTCACTTTGACTCGTTACTGTTTCAGATACGTTGGAGATTTTTGTTACCATGTCTCGTAAGCTAATTAACATAACATTCATGGCTGAACTAAGTTGGCCGATTTCATCCTTACCTGTATAGCTATTTTCATCAATTGTTAGGTTACCTTCAGAGATTTCCTTGGCCATTTTTATGACATTGTTTAAGTTTTTATGAACGATACGGTTGATTAAATAAACTATTAGAATACCTAGCACTGTAGATAGAGCTATTGCGATTAGTAGATTTGTAATTGCACTGTTTAAGCTCATTGAAACTTGTTTCATAGCTGTATCACGTTGGTTATCCAAGATACTACGTAACTCTTCTAGTTTTTTTACAACTCCACTGCGAAGTATTTGTGTTTTTCCACGGCTTAACAATGCTACAGATTGGTCCCCACTTTTAATTGCTGGACCGATAGAATTTAAAAAGAGCGTATTTATTTCTTCATCAGCTTTGTCAATCTCACCTAATATGACAATCTCTTCATTTGAAGTTAATTGTGGCTTTAATTCAACTAGAAACAATGTAAGAGATTCATCAATTTCATTATATTCCTTGATATATGCCTCCTTAGGACTACTTATATAATCTGCAATACGAGCATCTTTTGATCGAATTAAGGAAGCAATTTCTGTAATAATGATTGAGTTATTACTCTTTTTTTCTAGTGAAGTTAGTTCAGTTTTTACTCCTTGTATCTGGAAAAAAATAATGACAGCTGAAGCACAGAATAATGCAATTGATAAACCTAGTGCTATTCCAAATTTCCAGCCTATTTTAAGGTTACTAAACTTTAAAAGGCTTGGTCTCTTTTTAAACATTTGTGTACCTCCTATGTATAAAACTTTTTCAAAAAAAACTCTTTCCTCTTTGACGTAAATAGTTTGAAGCAAATTTACGCAAAGCAGAAAAGAGTTTTCAACATCCCATCTGACAACCCGGCCATCATAGCATTATGCTGAAGATCCGTGGCTTTGCGTCCCCGACTTTCGACGGGTTTGCCTTTAACTTTAGGAATTTAGCTATAGTTAATTAGTAATAGATTAATTATATAGCGATATTCTTTTTAAGGCAATAAAGGATATGACGAAATATGTTGAAAAATGAGATATTTTATACGCTAGGTTTAACTGGTGGTAGGGACTTAGCTTTTGTATTTAGATTTAATGCAACTAAGGCAATAACGATAGTCGAAGTGATTAATGTCCCGTGTAATATCCAAACCATTTTTGGTAGAGTAAGAGCTTCTAGTAAAATTGGTGCTACAACAAATCCTAAAGCAAAACCTAATGATTTTAATAGCATGCCAACTCCGAAGATTCGCCCTCGTATATGGTTATCTGTTTTCTGTAAGATGGTTGAGTGGAGCGTTGTAAATGTAGCATCGAACACTCCGGTAAAGAAAGCAAACGGAAAGATAATCCATAGATTAAGGTTTGACAAAAAGACAATGAATCCGGTGGACATTAGGATAGCTGATATGAAACAACTATAAAATATGCGGTCACTCTGTAGCCACTTTATCCTTGGGATAATCATTGTGGCAGCAACTGAACCAATTCCCCATATTCCCCAGATCATCCCATAGTAGAAACCTTGACGAGAAGGATCTATATCTTCGGCAAGTAATGGAATGCCAAGGTTGTGTGAGCTACCAGCAAAAGCACCAATTAAGAAAACAAGATTAACCATGAGTAGCATTGGAGCAACCATTATATAGGAATAAACTTCTTTCAAATCATTTCCTACGCTTTTTAACTTTTGTTTGAAACCACTAGCCAAAGCAGCAACTTGTTTAGGAGTACTGGACTCCCATTTTACCTTTAAGAGAACAGCAGCTGATAACAGATAAGTTAGTGCATCAATCATTAAAGTTACTTTATAACCGAGAAAATCAGTGATTACTCCTGCACCAATAAAACCAGCAACAAGACTGATTGATGTTAGCCTTGAGATAAGCGCGTTTGTTTCAAGTACTTTATCTTGCCCAAAAATTTGTGGTATTTCTGAGTTGAAACTAACCATAAAAAATGTACTTGATAAGCCGATTAAAAAGGCAACAGATAAGATCATGACTGGATTAGGAAACGGAATTAATAGAAGGATGATAATGGCCCTGAAAATATCTGTGTAGATCATAATTTTACGACGGTCATATCTATCTGCTACTATCCCAGAGAAAAGACTGGATAATACACCTCCAAGTGTACGAACAGCCATGGTTGCAGCTAGCCAAACCGTACTTCCTGTTGCAGCATACATCACAACATTTAACACAATCAAATCCATGAAGGTTCCTAAATCAGAGAAGGCTTTTGTATAAAGAATTATTTTTTTACTCATGTGGTTCTCCTTAAAATTGTAATAGCTATATTTTAATGATTTCTAAATTATTTCGCAACACGAAATTTTTATTTTTTTATAAGAAGGAATGAAGTCCAAAAAGTTGGTAGATACTATCTGTGAGGATTTGTAGCTCAACTAATAGAGCAGCCAACCGTATCATCGAATATGGTTGTGCATGTTGTAGGTGAGAGGCCTACCAAGTCCTCATACATAGTAAAAATGAGAAAACAGCATCCAAACTGGAATGCTGTTTTTTAGTAGTCTTTATAAATATACAATAATAGATAGTGCGATTCCGATAACCATTACCAAGAGTGAGCCAATAAAAAACGGATTAACGAATACATTATATTTTTCTTCTGGTATAAACTTCATCTTTAACATATCTCCAAGGCCACTGTATATATCATAACTTAGGCCAACCTCTGCATTTCTACCCTTGTTTGAGGATAACCAGATAGCTCCACTCATAAAAGCTCCAAACAGGAATAAAACATCATGGTAATGCATTTCTAAAATCCATGATAAGAAAAAAACAAATACTAGTTCTATTGCAGTAGCTGTTATAGTTAGTAGTGCATAAAGTAGCAAGTTCTATCATCCTTTCATTTCACACAAATCGTATTTTACCATAGTTTTCACGTAGGCAGAAGATTTTATAAAAAACAAAGGGATATTATTCCAAATGGAGAATATAAGGAAAAGGAAATGAGCAGAAGCAATATGTTAAAGCTTTAAAGCGGTGGGGGTCAGGCCCCATAAAGAGGAGTGATAAGGGTGAGAGTGAATGATTTTCGCAAAATACATAAAAGTGTGTATTCTTTAAAACAAGGAATGATTGAGGTTATAGATATTCCTGAGCTTCAATTTGTCGTTGCACATGGAGAGGGAGAGAGAAATGTTTACCGAATGCACGATGGTGATACGATCTGGTCAATCTCTCGTGTCGTTAATCGGTTAAAGGACATGACAAAACTTGGGATGGATTACAAGTTTAAGCTAATGCCTTTAGAAGTGATTTGGACTGGTGAAATAGGTGAGTGGACAGCAATGATGCAGGTCCCAAATTTAATTACTGAAGGTATGTTTAGTGAAGCAATACAGGAACTTGAGTTCAGAAAGAGGAGTGTCAGAGTTCCTGTTTACTTGAAGAATAACCATCAGGGCCGTTGTGTTCAGGCACTACATGTAGGTTCATATAACAATGTATATGAAACGCTTGAAGATGTATTGAATTTTTGTAAGGAGAATGGGTTAGTCGTAAAGAATCGATCTCATCGAGAGATTTATATTAATCAGCCTTTTTGTAATGAGCCCTCCAAGCTACAGACGATTGTTAGGGTTGAGGTAGAGGACTGATATGTTTTTTTAAAAACTAGTGTTCTACTTAAAAAAACGATATAATCATTCAAAAAACATAAGGGGACTACACAAAAGATGAACAAAGGGAAGATTATCTATTTAAATGGTGTATCAAGTTCTGGTAAAACGAGCTTAAGTAAAGAACTGATTAAGCTTTTACCGAATTACTTTCATTTCTCATTGGATGATTTTGATTATATCATCGAGAAAATGGAGGATCGACAGAATGAACGTTTGATTCCCATTGCGACTGAGGTTTTTTATCATCAAACGATTAAGATGTTTTCAGATAAAGGTGTAAATCTAATAATAGATGATGTTTTACATGACAACGTAAGCTTGAAAAGTGCGACTGAAACCCTTCAAGATTATCCAGTACTGTTTGTTGGGGTTCAATGCCCGTTAGAAGAATTAGAGCGTCGTGAACGTGAACGTGGCGATCGAACGGTAGGACAAGCGAAAATTCAGTTGAACTTTGTACACCAGAACGGAGAAATGTATGATGTTGAAGTAAATACTTTTAATGAAAAATTAGAGGTATGTGCGGTTCGTATCGTTGAGGCTGTGAATCAAGAACTGTTTTCAGATGGATGGAAGACATTTTGTAAGGTGTAAAAGGTAATAAAAGAGTATTTTAGGGGAAATCAAACGCGCTGACAACGAACAAGTCAGCGTGTTCAGGTGTTTTTTACCCTTTATACACATAATAATCCTGAGTGTGGAATTGTTCAAACCCACAGGATTTATATAACCCAAGTGCATGTTCGTTTTTTATTTCAACCTCTAAATAAATATCTTGTACATGTTTTGCTTCATCTAATACAACGTTGGTCAATGCTTTACGTCCAATCCCTTTTCCTTGGTATTCAGGATAAACAGCGAAACTATAAATCCAACTTTCCCCGTGTTCACGGTAAACGCGGATTTTACCAACCGTTTTCCCTTCCACTTCAATAATATAATATGTACCTTCTTCTAGTACTCTTTCATTAAAAGATTTTGCTGCTTCTTCAGTCATATCAAAACACTTCATATCTAACTCAATCGCAGCTACTTTGTCTTGTAAAGAAGAAGCTTGCCTCAAAACAATGTCATTGTTGCATTCTAATGGAGTGTGATTGTATTTCATTTGATATTCAGAAATAGAATAAATACAGGGTAATTTCTTTAGAAACTCGCTTGCTGAAACTGAATCAGCTGGAGCATTCAGTAGGATTCTCTCAAAACCTTGATTTTTACAAGCTTCAATGGCTTGTTGAAAGAGTTTAGTAAAGATACCGTTGTTTCTAAAATTGGGGTGAACCATTCCACATAGCTCAACCTTATCACCGAATCCATAGATTCCAATGAAACCTACCAGTAAAGAGGATTCATACATGAAAAAGTCTTCTGGCTCTTGACTACCTCTGGAACGTAGCATATCCCAATTTAATTTTAGTTTAAGATTGTCATGCGATTCGCAAACCTTTTGAAGGGATTCAATATCGTGTAATTGTTGAGCTTTTAGCATGAAGTTATTCCCCCATTTAAATTAAATTAGATTCCTTTATTATAATAAATGGAAATGGATAAGAAATACAGTTCTATTTTTCAGAATAAACTATACTTTTTACCTAAAATAGATTGATTGAAAGATAAGGAAATGGTACTATTTTAGTAATCTAGGGCAAACTTATTGAAAGATGAGGGCAAAGTCACGGGTCTAAAGTTGGACAACTAGGATTGCCTTCTGCCAATTTCGTTCATGGATACAAAGTAGGGGGACTTATGGAAAGGAATATCGAGTTAATTGAAACCATCCAACATTTCTATCAGTTATTAGATAGAATGCCGGACCGCCCAAGTTCAACGTACGATTTCGCATATTTTATTAAACAATTTTTACGAACAAAAGTAGATGAGGGGCAATTGCCAACCATTGAAGTGATGACCGTATTTAAATATAGTAAGCCAAAAGCGTATTATTCTATGAGACAATTTGCAAAAAAGGATCCATTGTTACACTTTTTAATGGGATTAGATATGGACAAAGACAGAGCAGAAGAGAGATTAAATCAATTACTTAAACAAAATATAGAGTGTTAAATGATCAACTTCACAGGTTGGTCTTTTTTATTGGAGATTTTTTCAATAATATAGTTATAGAGGTAAAGATTAAAATAGTATATAGTTAGAGGATAGAATTATTCTAGGAGGATCTTTTAAAAATGTTACATACACCGCTAGGCCGCTTTAGAACGATGGGATTTCTTGAAGGTGGTTCTCTTCTGTTTCTTGTATTTATTGCAATGCCACTAAAGTATTTTTTAGACATGCCTCAAGTCGTCAGCGTTGTTGGCGCAATTCACGGTGGGCTATTTACTCTATATGTAATTGTTATAGCCTATACAACCTATAAAATCCGTTGGTCATTAAAATGGGCTATTAGTGCATTTATCGTAGCCTTCATTCCATTTGGAAACATTGTTCTTGATTTACAACTAAAAAAACATAACTTTTAACATACCTAGGATACGTGTACCTAGGTTTTTCTATTTTTATAAAGCCCATTCTTGTCAGGACGTGTTACCTATTAATCTATTTTTTCATAGCATGAACTGAATAATAAAAGGAGGTATTTGACTATGAATTATGAACAACTTATGAAAAAAAGGCAGAATTGTTTAGCTCAAATGCAGGAAGCTTACACAAAATATTACAAGAACTATAATGAAATCATGCAATATGATTCAATGTTACAGCCATTATTGCAAATGAATCCAACGACACAAATTAACCCTTATGTGAATGTAAGTCCGTATACACAAGTAAATCCAAGTATGCAAGTTAATCCAAATGTACAGGTAAACCCATGGACACAAGTAAACCCAAGCCTAGAGGTCAATCCACAAACTCAGATTAATCCAAAGTTATTGAGTGATTTTCAAGTAAACCCTACAACTCAAGCATACTTTAATTTTGATCCTGATTTTGATTTCGATTTTAGTTTGGGCAAATAGTCGGTCCAATTTTAATCGGTTAAAAATAAATCACGCCCTCACAGTTTAGATATCCTAGTTTAGCTTTTGTGGGAGGGGAAAGAATGCAGCAGTATTTTAATGTGTATAGGGATGAGCGGAAAATTAAGATAGATAAGAAAGATGACCAGGTTAACCTGATGAATATCTCCATCTTTTTAGACAATCAGCATATGGGACATATGTCGTTTATTGATTCCATTATCATCAACTCGAGAAATAACTTTAATCATAAGTTACTTATTCAAGCAGATGTGATGATTGATGGTTACATTAAGAGAATCTATGAAACATACGATATTGGAGATCTACGTTTTTCGGAACGTGAAACCTATTTCCGAGCGGGCGATATTCTTGTTGCCTGTGATAACTTAAATGGTCTTCCTTATGGGTATATGGGGCATTCTGCTATGGTTGTAGATGAGAGTAGTATCGTAGAAGGCGTGGTTACAAACCCGATTATTCGAAAGGTACCTGTAGAAAACTTTTTTAATAATCATAAATTGTTTGCACACTTCCGGCCGAAGAATAAAGAGATGGGTGAAAAGGCAGCTAAGTATGCATTAAACTACTTGGAAACCTTTAATGAGAACAAGGAAAAAGGGATTGCAAAGCCTATCTTTCTATTTACTCTCAATACACCTTTAGAAGATGAATGGAACTATATCTACTGCTCGAAATTAATCTGGTTAAGTTATTATTATGGAGCAGATTATGAGTTTCCGAATGACCATTTATGGTTTGCTCCAGAAGATTTATATACTAATTTAAAAGATAATCCTGATTTTGAGGTAATGTATATACATCCGGACTTTGTTTTCTATATTGATGCATAAGGTAAGTATTAGACATCCAATAGGGTGTCTTTTTTGTGGTTTGCGAATTATCGGTAAATTCAAAATGTAAACACTTTGTAAATATTGGATAAAATGCTAATTTATAGGTGTATTTTCCTAAAAAATGTTTATAATGGTCTTTGGAAGTTAATTTATTACATATTGGTAGTGTATAAGACTTAGGTCTTAGAAACTATCAAGAGGAGGAAACTATGAACTGGCTTAACTTTATTGTTAAGAGAAAAATTTTAGTAGGCTTGATGGTTGTATTTGTTCTTATTCTTGGATACTACTCAATTTTGAAACTAGATAAAGAGCTTTTGCCATCGGTACAATTTGATGGTGCTTTTGTTGAAATCGGGGCAGGTGAAATGGCTGCTATAGAGGTAGAGCGAACGATAACTACACCTTTAGAAAGTCAGATACAGTCAATTGAGGGGGTTGAAGGTGTCAGCTCTACAACAAATATTGGCAGAACCTCGATTCAAGTCATGTTTGAACGTGGGCGTGGAGAAGAGCTTTTTAAAGAAGTAGAATCTATTGTTAATTCAACAACAGCAAGTATACCAAGTGTTAAAGATGTATTTGCTGGTCAAATTGGAACAAGTCAAAGTTACGAATTTTTTATGGATGTCTCCGGTGGCAGTATGGAAGAGATGACAGCTTTTGCGAAAGATGTGATCGAACCAAGGCTTGAAGCATTACCGGAAGTACGTGATGTGTTGCTTTCAGGTTTAGTTGAAAATGAAGTTTCAATTGAATTTAGCCGTGAGAAAATGCTTGAAAAAGGTCTAGATATTACCTATGTAATCGGTGCTATACAACAAGGTAACAGTGAAGCAACTTTAGGTGAATTGAGTGGAGATAAAGACTCGCCTTCGTTACGCTGGAATACGAAACTAGAAACTATCGAGGATGTAAAAAACATTAAAATCCCAACACAAACAGGTTTTATTAACTTAGAGGAAGTCGCGGAAGTGTCACTTGTTCCTTTAGAAAACTCGTCTTCTGTTTGGAAAAATGGATCAAAGGATTTTATCTTTATCCAAGTGGGGCGTAGCTCTGAGTATACCCAAATTGAAATGGCAGAAGCGATTCGGGCTGAAATCCAACAAATTAGAGATGAAGATGTTATTACTGGCTTTGAATTAACAGAAATGGTTGCACAAGCAGATTATGTCAAGGAATCTATTGATGGAGTAACAAGCAATATTCTTATTGGTGGTATTATTGCGGTTGTGATTTTATTGTTATTCCTTCGAAACATTAGAGCAACATTTATAGTAGGACTGACAATTCCAACATCTGTTTTACTAACTTTCTCTGCGATGTGGATCTTCGACTACAGCTTTAACCTTTTAACCCTTATTGGACTTGGGTTAGGTATAGGAATGATGGTTGACTCTGCCATTGTAATTTTAGAGTCGATCTATCGTAAAAAAGAACAAGGGTTAGATAAATTTGCAGCAGTGATTGAAGGGACAAAAGAGGTAGCAACTGCAGTTATTGCCTCTATGCTAACTACGATTGTTGTTTTTCTTCCAATAGGATTATTAGGTGGAGAAATGGGAACCTTCATGATTATGCTATCGGCTGTAGTAGCAATTACATTAATTAGCTCAGTAGTTGTATCATTTACGCTAATCCCATCCTTGTCAGAAAACTTTTTAAAGCTTGGAAAGAAAAAGAAGGAAAAGAAAACAGGTCCATTGTTACGTTCATATAGTCGCATTGTTTCTTGGGCTGTTAAGAAAAAGCGTTATAGCTTTGCAGTTATTGGATTATTTTTCTTAATGTTTGCTGGATCACTTGCACTCGTTACGAAAATTCCAATGACGATAATGCCAGATATGTTAAATCGCTATGCAGAGGTTATGGTTACTGTGGAAACAGGATTATCAACTGAAGAAAAAGAAGAATTAATCTCCGAGATGAATGAAACGCTATCTCAGGTTCAGGATGTAGAAACAAACTATGTTATGGATATGGGAACAATGCTTTACACTATCATTAATATGACGAAGGGCGAAGAGATTACCCGAGAGCAAAAAGAAGTGAACGAGGAAATTATGCGTTCTTTACGTGAGTTAAAAGAGAATTTTCCACTTAAAGACGCACAGGCTGCAATGTCAGCTGGAGGAGGTTCTCCAGTTCAAGTGAATATCTCTGGTGATAGCTTTGAAGAACTTCAAGCGATCGCTGATGATTTTATAAGTGAATTAAGTGATATTGAGGGAATCGTAGCGGTTAATAATTCAATCGAACGTACGTCAGTTGAACAAGTGATTGAATTAAAAACAAGTGAAATTGAAAAAGCGGGTCTAACTCAGCCACAAATTAAACAATTTATTGAGCAAAGCTTTCTACAAATGCCTTTAGGTGAAATGACGATTAATGAAGAAAATGTACCAATGATGGTTAAATGGGATGAGAAAGTTGAGAAGCAAACAGAACTATTAGACTTAAAAGTTCCAACACCTAGTGGTGAAAAGTCATTAGCAACATTCATTGAGTTAAAAAGTGTAAATACGCCGAATCAGATTACACACAATGATGGAGAGCGATTTATTTCCATTTCAGCTGATATTGAAGGGAAAGACCTAGGAGCAATCAATCGCGAGGTTTCTAAACTGATTGAAGACTTCAATGCTCCGTCGGGGTACACAGTATCAGTTGCTGGTGACCTAGAGGCGCAGCAAGAATTAATGAAAGAGATGTTATTAGTTTTAGGCCTTGCGATTTTCTTAGTATACTTTGTTATGGCTGTTCAGTTTAATCACTTAATCCATCCAATTGTTGTTATGTCTGTTATTCCAATGACAATTGTCGGTGTCATTTTGGGGTTAGTTATCACAGGTCGTGAGTTAAGTATTATGTCAGGAATGGGTGTAATTATGTTAATTGGTATTGTATTAAACAATGCTATCCT
Encoded here:
- a CDS encoding DUF3817 domain-containing protein, translated to MLHTPLGRFRTMGFLEGGSLLFLVFIAMPLKYFLDMPQVVSVVGAIHGGLFTLYVIVIAYTTYKIRWSLKWAISAFIVAFIPFGNIVLDLQLKKHNF
- a CDS encoding methyl-accepting chemotaxis protein; this encodes MFKKRPSLLKFSNLKIGWKFGIALGLSIALFCASAVIIFFQIQGVKTELTSLEKKSNNSIIITEIASLIRSKDARIADYISSPKEAYIKEYNEIDESLTLFLVELKPQLTSNEEIVILGEIDKADEEINTLFLNSIGPAIKSGDQSVALLSRGKTQILRSGVVKKLEELRSILDNQRDTAMKQVSMSLNSAITNLLIAIALSTVLGILIVYLINRIVHKNLNNVIKMAKEISEGNLTIDENSYTGKDEIGQLSSAMNVMLISLRDMVTKISNVSETVTSQSEELTQSANEVKEGSRQVAATMQELSAGSESQANDSSELSEAMSTFIDKIQGANTNGQLIHDSSNYVLKLTKDGSQLMDSSVKQMNSIDEIFNVAVDKVKGLDKHSKEISTLVGVIKAIADQTNLLALNAAIEAARAGEHGKGFAVVADEVRKLAEQVSVSVSDITGIVAGIQKESGEVVTSLEEGYHQVEKGSEQIQTTGKTFETINQSVLEMVTRIQDVSNNLKEIVSSSELMSQSIVNIASVSEESAAGIEQTSASIQQTTSSMEEIAGSANQLSVLAEELNGQVRRFKLS
- a CDS encoding efflux RND transporter permease subunit produces the protein MNWLNFIVKRKILVGLMVVFVLILGYYSILKLDKELLPSVQFDGAFVEIGAGEMAAIEVERTITTPLESQIQSIEGVEGVSSTTNIGRTSIQVMFERGRGEELFKEVESIVNSTTASIPSVKDVFAGQIGTSQSYEFFMDVSGGSMEEMTAFAKDVIEPRLEALPEVRDVLLSGLVENEVSIEFSREKMLEKGLDITYVIGAIQQGNSEATLGELSGDKDSPSLRWNTKLETIEDVKNIKIPTQTGFINLEEVAEVSLVPLENSSSVWKNGSKDFIFIQVGRSSEYTQIEMAEAIRAEIQQIRDEDVITGFELTEMVAQADYVKESIDGVTSNILIGGIIAVVILLLFLRNIRATFIVGLTIPTSVLLTFSAMWIFDYSFNLLTLIGLGLGIGMMVDSAIVILESIYRKKEQGLDKFAAVIEGTKEVATAVIASMLTTIVVFLPIGLLGGEMGTFMIMLSAVVAITLISSVVVSFTLIPSLSENFLKLGKKKKEKKTGPLLRSYSRIVSWAVKKKRYSFAVIGLFFLMFAGSLALVTKIPMTIMPDMLNRYAEVMVTVETGLSTEEKEELISEMNETLSQVQDVETNYVMDMGTMLYTIINMTKGEEITREQKEVNEEIMRSLRELKENFPLKDAQAAMSAGGGSPVQVNISGDSFEELQAIADDFISELSDIEGIVAVNNSIERTSVEQVIELKTSEIEKAGLTQPQIKQFIEQSFLQMPLGEMTINEENVPMMVKWDEKVEKQTELLDLKVPTPSGEKSLATFIELKSVNTPNQITHNDGERFISISADIEGKDLGAINREVSKLIEDFNAPSGYTVSVAGDLEAQQELMKEMLLVLGLAIFLVYFVMAVQFNHLIHPIVVMSVIPMTIVGVILGLVITGRELSIMSGMGVIMLIGIVLNNAILLIDRTNQLRREGYSVSDALVEAGENRIRPILMTTLTTVGGMLPLALASGTSGNYQAPMATVIISGLLFATLITLVLIPASYRLFDSLGKIGKGRRKKEKVSTEEVAEQAS
- a CDS encoding GyrI-like domain-containing protein, translating into MRVNDFRKIHKSVYSLKQGMIEVIDIPELQFVVAHGEGERNVYRMHDGDTIWSISRVVNRLKDMTKLGMDYKFKLMPLEVIWTGEIGEWTAMMQVPNLITEGMFSEAIQELEFRKRSVRVPVYLKNNHQGRCVQALHVGSYNNVYETLEDVLNFCKENGLVVKNRSHREIYINQPFCNEPSKLQTIVRVEVED
- a CDS encoding MFS transporter, producing the protein MSKKIILYTKAFSDLGTFMDLIVLNVVMYAATGSTVWLAATMAVRTLGGVLSSLFSGIVADRYDRRKIMIYTDIFRAIIILLLIPFPNPVMILSVAFLIGLSSTFFMVSFNSEIPQIFGQDKVLETNALISRLTSISLVAGFIGAGVITDFLGYKVTLMIDALTYLLSAAVLLKVKWESSTPKQVAALASGFKQKLKSVGNDLKEVYSYIMVAPMLLMVNLVFLIGAFAGSSHNLGIPLLAEDIDPSRQGFYYGMIWGIWGIGSVAATMIIPRIKWLQSDRIFYSCFISAILMSTGFIVFLSNLNLWIIFPFAFFTGVFDATFTTLHSTILQKTDNHIRGRIFGVGMLLKSLGFALGFVVAPILLEALTLPKMVWILHGTLITSTIVIALVALNLNTKAKSLPPVKPSV
- a CDS encoding GNAT family N-acetyltransferase, producing the protein MLKAQQLHDIESLQKVCESHDNLKLKLNWDMLRSRGSQEPEDFFMYESSLLVGFIGIYGFGDKVELCGMVHPNFRNNGIFTKLFQQAIEACKNQGFERILLNAPADSVSASEFLKKLPCIYSISEYQMKYNHTPLECNNDIVLRQASSLQDKVAAIELDMKCFDMTEEAAKSFNERVLEEGTYYIIEVEGKTVGKIRVYREHGESWIYSFAVYPEYQGKGIGRKALTNVVLDEAKHVQDIYLEVEIKNEHALGLYKSCGFEQFHTQDYYVYKG
- a CDS encoding ABC-2 transporter permease, with translation MKGTKGLWLKDYKQSKFILWALWLVSLYIPIKVVNEIQHLNVAIQFWKESGERNPFEYHLYWNNTDVAFLQILVVLILACTLIGLERTNQSMDLTLSLPFKRQTIMLTKWLLGVINIIGATIVSIVAAVILLSNSLLIDYMDSGILWYYGLVSIFVLIGVYTFALLIGFMGASVISQFVFSVIFLLFPMGMAMLIDEFFNYHWEALGLGHFYLPNVIYSLFEHISFPIQLLLLDHRINGFLHGYVNGPNQLGLEPLIVPVIVTIVGLGLIMYFSKAMKSENNGKILVYEKFQPVLKVGVFVCFYLLGGAIFPSFIYNYNESPHVITYHIGGLLLALIVSFIVSKLLGTRFLLGKRS